A region from the Musa acuminata AAA Group cultivar baxijiao chromosome BXJ1-10, Cavendish_Baxijiao_AAA, whole genome shotgun sequence genome encodes:
- the LOC135595347 gene encoding serine carboxypeptidase-like 51, which yields MRSSFTMGRSQPVSVPLLFLPLLLCSSSLSFGFVSAAGTADGSEEWGYVQVRPKAHLFWWLYRSPRRVDTGASPWPTLLWLQGGPGGSGVGIGNFQEIGPLDTDLRHRNSTWLQKADLLFVDNPVGTGYSFVEDESLFVKTDWEAATDLTTLLKKLYDEDESRQTSPLFIVAESYGGKFAVTAGLSILKAIEAGELKLKLGGLALGSSWISPEDFVFSWGPLLQDVSRLDIKDAVKSNIMAEKIRQEIKKGEYGNATNSWGELEEFISSSSNDVDFYNFLLDSASDPISQAAVEVPRRLSMKIYPTYLSSKASSMSTDISSLMNGAIKDKLKIIPKTVSWGGQADLVFEALAGDFMKPRINEVDELLSLGINVNIYNGQVDLICATKGTESWVQKLKWEGLKTFNNMDRKPFFCDSEGMAVTKGFLKSYQNFHFYWILGAGHFVPVDQPCVSLEMIAAITQSPAVSS from the exons ATGCGTTCCTCCTTCACGATGGGGAGGTCACAGCCTGTCTCTGTCCCGCTGCTCTTCCTTCCTCTACTCCTCTGCTCTTCATCTCTCTCCTTCGGCTTCGTCAGCGCCGCCGGGACTGCCGACGGATCTGAGGAGTGGGGTTACGTCCAAGTCCGGCCGA AAGCGCACTTGTTCTGGTGGCTTTACCGGAGCCCGCGGAGAGTCGACACCGGCGCGTCGCCGTGGCCGACGCTGCTGTGGTTGCAGGGCGGACCT GGCGGTTCGGGCGTTGGGATCGGGAACTTCCAAGAGATCGGACCGCTGGACACCGATCTGAGGCATCGGAACTCGACATGGCTGCAGAAAGCCGATCTACTGTTTGTG GACAATCCGGTGGGGACGGGATACAGCTTCGTGGAGGACGAGAGTCTCTTCGTGAAGACGGACTGGGAGGCAGCCACGGACCTGACCACCCTCCTCAAGAAGCTCTACGACGAGGACGAGTCCCGGCAAACGAGCCCACTGTTCATCGTCGCAGAGTCTTACGGAGGGAAGTTCGCCGTGACCGCAGGCTTGTCGATCCTCAAAGCCATCGAGGCTGGAGAACTGAAGCTTAAGCTCGGAG GCCTTGCTCTGGGAAGCAGCTGGATTTCGCCGGAAGATTTTGTG TTCTCTTGGGGGCCTCTGCTTCAGGATGTCTCAAGGCTTGACATCAAAGACGCAGTGAAATCAAACAT TATGGCTGAAAAGATTAGGCAAGAGATAAAGAAAGGGGAGTATGGCAATGCCACGAACTCATGGGGTGAGCTGGAGGAATTCATCAGTTCTAGCAGCAATGATGTG GACTTCTACAACTTCTTGCTGGACTCTGCAAGCGATCCCATTTCTCAGGCAGCAGTCGAAGTACCGCGAAGGTTATCGATGAAGATATATCCAACTTATCTGAGCTCCAAGGCTTCTTCCATGTCCACTGACATCTCCAGTCTCATGAATGGTGCCATCAAGGATAAGCTAAAGATAATCCCAAAGACTGTGAG CTGGGGAGGGCAGGCTGATCTTGTCTTCGAAGCTCTTGCAGGTGACTTCATGAAGCCAAGAATCAATGAG GTTGATGAGCTCCTTTCCCTGGGAATCAATGTTAACATCTACAATGGACAG GTTGATCTGATTTGTGCAACAAAAGGCACAGAGTCATGGGTCCAAAAGCTCAA ATGGGAGGGGCTGAAGACCTTCAACAACATGGATCGAAAGCCATTCTTCTGCGACAGTGAAGGAATGGCAGTCACCAAGGgattcctaaagtcttatcagaaCTTCCACTTCTATTGGATCCTTGGAGCAGGACATTTT GTACCAGTTGACCAGCCTTGTGTCTCACTGGAGATGATTGCTGCCATTACCCAATCTCCTGCTGTCTCTTCCTGA